AATCATCAAGAGGTATTTTTTTTTTCCCTTGTTTTAAAAATTTGATAGCTTTATTTAATAATTTTATGTATAGATTAATACCTATGCTATTAAAATTACCACTTTGTTCTTTTCCAATTAATTCACCAATTCCTCTAATTTCTAAATCTCGATTAGATAAATTAAAACCACCGCCAAAATTATTTGTTAAGCTAATAGCTTCTAATCTTTGCTTTGCATTTAATGTAATAGTTTTAAAATTATTAATAAGTAAAAAAGCATATCCTTGATCATTAGAACGTCCAATTCTACCCCTAAGTTGATGTAATTGAGACAATCCAAAATGATCAGCATTTTCAATAATCATTGTATTTGCTTTAGGTATATCAATTCCACTTTCTATAATAGTGGTACAAACTAATATATTAAAATGATTTTGATAAAATTCATTCATTATTTCTTTTAGTTCAATACTATTCATTTTTCCATGAGCCACTTTAATTTTAGCAGTTGGAATTAATTTTGATAGTTTTATCGCTATATCATTAATACCTTTAATTTTATTATATATATAATATATTTGACCACCTCTAGAAAGTTCTTGATAAATAGCTTTTTTTATTAAATTAAAATTATATTCTTCTATAAAAGTTTTTATTTTTTTTCTTTTATTTGGAGGATTAGATATAATAGATAAGTCTTTTATTCCATGTATAATCATATTTAATGTTCTAGGAATAGGCGTAGCTGTTAAAGTAAGTATATCAATATGACCGTATGTTTTTTTAATTATCTCTTTTTGAAGAACACCAAATCTATGTTCTTCATCAATAATTAATAAACCAAGATTAAACCATGTAATATTTTTAAATAAAATTTTATGAGTAGCTATTAGGATGTTAATTTGACCAATTTTAATTTTTTTTAAAATATTTTCTTCTTCTTTCTTACTTTTAAATCTAGATAGTATATCTATATGAATGGACCAATTTTTAAATCGTTTTAAAAAACTATTAAAATGTTGTTCTGCTAATAATGTTGTAGGCACTAAGAAAATAGTTTGTTTTTTATTTAATGCGCATAAAAAAGCAGCTCTAATAGCTATTTCTGTTTTTCCAAAACCTACATCTCCACAAATTAATCTATCCATTGGAGTATTTTTATACATATCATTTAATACAGCATTTATAGCTTTTTCTTGATCAATAGTAATTTGAAATGGAAAATCTTTACAAAAAAGATTATATTCTTGTTCATATTTTTTAAAAGAAAATCCCTTTTTAGATAATCTATTTGCATATATATTCAATAAAATTGCTGCATAATCATATAAATTTTTGCTAATTTTATTTTTTTCTTTATCCCATTTATCATTTCCTAATTTATTCAAAGTAATATTTTTTTCTAACTTGTCATATGGAGAAACTAAATGCAAATATGAAATAGGAACATATAATTTATCACCATCTGCATATAAAATAACTAAATACTCCGATTCACAGCTAGCTGTTTTTATTGTGGTGAGTCCTTGATATTTTCCAATTCCATGTTGAATATGTATAACAAAATCATTATTTTTTAATTGATATAAAAATTTATTTTGAAATAATTCAGATTTATTTATAATTTGAATATTTGAAAAAATTTCTTTTGTTGAAATAAATAAAAAGTTTTTTTTAGTATCAAAAAAACTATTATATAAATTTTCTATAATATAATAAAAATTATATTTTTTATTAATTTCAAAAATATTCTTTATATATTTAGGATAAATTTTTTTTAAATTTAAAATCTTTAAAAAACTTATTAAACATTCTTTTTTTGTTATAAAAAAAATAGTTTTTCCTGAAAAATTATATAAAAAATTTAAAATCTTATTAAAATTTTTTTTATCTAAATTATCTTTAAAAAAATTTATTAATTTATATTTAATAAAATTTTTATTTTGCATGTTTTTTAATACTATTTTCATAATAAAATGTTTTATAAAAATAAAATGAATATTTTTAATTTTAACTAAAAATTTTTAAAAATCATAAAGAAAAAATTAAATTTAAAAAAAATTAAAAATATATCTTTAAATATAATTATTTTTCTTTATATTATTATTAAAAAGAATATACTTAATAAATTTTTTATTTTAAATTTAATGATTGTATTATTAATTTATTAGAATATTTTTTAATTTAAATTAATGTTTTATATTAAATAAATATTTTAACAAAATATATATTTAATTATGATAAAATTTTTAATAAAAATAATATAAGAAAGTATAAATGTATAAACCTATATATATATTTATTGGTTTACGTTATTTATGGAACGATAAATTAACAAATTTTAAAAAAATACTTACTATTTTATCTATTTTAGGTATCAGTATTGGTATTTCATCAATTATTATCACAACATCTTTATTTAATGGATTTCAAGATGAATTTAAAAAACGTTTTTTATCATTTATTCCACATTTGATTATTACTAATAAAAATTACTATATAAATAAATTAGAATTTCCTAAAGAAATTTTAAAATTTAATAATATTGAAAAAATATCTAGTTTTATTAGCAGCAAAGTATTCATTAAAAATAAAAATAACATTTCTATAGCTGAGTTGCTTGCTTTTAAGAAAAATATTACTGATCATTTTAAATTCTATAATGTTGAAAAATTTTTATATAAATTAAATTCTTCAAAAAATAATATAATTATAGGTAAGCAATTATCAAAAAAACTTAATTTAAATATTAATGATTTAATTAAATTAATAATATTTCCTAATAATAAAAAATTATTAATAGAAAATAATGAAGAAAAAATATTTAAAATTGTTGGTATATTTGAAACAAAAAATGAAATCGATAATTATCAAATACTAATAAATAATACAGATGCTTTAAATTTATTAAAATATCATAAAGATTATATAACTGGTTGGAGAGTATGGTTTAAAAATCCATTTTATTATGATATTAATATAATTAAAAAAATAAGAAATAATTTACTTTTTTTAGATTGGAAATCACAACAAGGAGAATTTTTTAAAATAGTTCAAATTGAAAAATATATCATGTTACTTTTTTTTATTTTAATTTTAATTATTGTAAGTTTTAATATATTTATTAATTTAACAATAAGCATGATAGAAAAAAAAAATATTATTGCCATTTTACAAACATGTGGATTATGTTATAGAAAAATTATACTAATATTTATTACATTAGGTTCTAGTGTAATAATTATCGGAAGTATGTTAGGTACTTTAATTAGTTTTTTATTAATTTTTCAAAAAAAATTTTTAAATTTTATAATTAATATTTTTTTTAGTAACATATCTATTTCATTAAAAATATATCCTATGCAAATTATTTTAATTAATACTATATTTATATTAATTTCTATTTTATCGATACTATATCCTATTTGGAATATTGTTAAATCAACACCTGCTAGAATTTTATCTCATGAATAATATAATATTAAAATGTATTAATCTTACTAAATTTTATCAAGATGATATAAAAAAGACTCATATTTTAAAAAATATATCCTTTCATCTTTATCAAGGTGAAATAGCTGTAATTATTGGAAAATCAGGATCTGGAAAAAGTACATTATTGCATTTAGTTAGTGGTTTAGAACAACCTACATCTGGAACTATTTATTTTAATGGTATATTATTAAATTCAATGTCATCTAATCAAATATCTAAATTAAGAAATTTAAATTTAGGATTTATTTACCAGTTCCATCATTTACTTCTAGATTTTAATGTACTTGAAAATGTCTCAATACCTTTATTAATTAGTAATAAAACTATAAGAGAAGCTAAAGAAAAATCATATGAAATATTAAAAAAAATTCGTTTAGAAAAAAAAATTAATAAATATCCATATGAGTTATCTGGCGGCGAAAGACAGCGTGTAGCAATTGCAAGGGCTTTTGTTAATCAACCAAATTTAATAATAGCAGATGAACCAACTGGTAATTTAGATCTTCATAATTCAAAAATTATTTTTGATTTAATATTTAAGTTTAATAAAGATTTTAATACTTCTTTTATAATTGCAACACATGATCTTAATTTGGCTAATCAAGCTAGCACCTTATTTGAAATGAAAGATAAAACACTCAATATAATAAAGAAATATTAAATGAATTTTTTACCATTTTTTATTGCAAATCGTTTATATTTTAAAAATAATAAAGATTATATATTTTTTTTAATTTCAATATTATCTAAGGTAGGTATTGCTTTAAGTATTTTTACATTAATTATTAGTATTAGCGCTATTAATGGTTTTAAAATATTATTAAATAAAAATGTTTTATCATCTTTACCTCATGGTATTATAAAATCAATATATAAACCATTTGTATCTTGGGATAAAATGATAAAAAACATCAATTGTTTAGATAATATTAATTATTCTGAACCATATATTTTAATGAATAGTATTTTATTAAAAGATACAAAGATAAAATTTTTTAATATTAAAAGTTTTAAAAATATTAAGTATATAAAAAAATATTTTTCTTTTCAAAAAATAGATAATCAATTTAAAAAATTAAATAACATTAAAAATAATCAAATTATTATATCTTCTAATATATCTGAATATTTATCCTTAAAAAAAGGAGATTGGGTTGATTTAATTATTTTAGATAATAATTTTTCTTTTAAAAATAAAAGAGTAAAAATTTTTTCTTTTCAAATTAAATCTATATTTAATTCAAATAGTATTATAAATTCTAATATTGGACTTGTTCCTTTTTCGTTTTTTCAAAATAATTTTAATATTAAAAATAATATAAATGCTATTGAATTATATATGTCTAATCCCTTAGAAGCTAAAAAAACTATTTTAAATATAGCTCAAAAAATTAATGTTCCTATTTTTTTATATACATGGATTAATAGCTATAAATATATATATGATGATATTAATAAAACTAAAATAATTATATATATTACATTATTTTTACTAATCATAATATCTTGCTTCAGTATTATATCTATATCTTTATTATCTATATCTAAAAAGACAAAAGATATTGCTATTTTACGTAGTATAGGCGCTAATAATTTTCTTATTCAATTAATTTTTTTATATTATGGTATGCGTTTTATTTTTGTAAGTAGTTTTATTGGTATAATAACTGGTACTTTGACAGTTTTAAATTATAAAAAAATTACGTTTTTTCTAGAAAAATTTTTTCATCATAGTTTGTTATTAAATAATATTTATTATCAAAATTTTTTATTGTTAAAAATAAATATATCAGATTTAATTAATATTTTTATTATTACGATAATAATAGCAATTTTAACAAATTGGTATCCTGCATATTATGCTTCAAAAATAGATCCTAATAAAATATTAAAAAAATTTTAAATTTTTAATATAAAAATATTTTAATGAGTTAAAAAATTTATTATAAATTTAGTAATTATATAAAGTAATGGTGAAATTATGACTATTAAAGTAGGTATTAATGGATTTGGTCGGATTGGACGAGTTTTATTTCGTTTAGCTCAAAAACGTAAAAATATTGAAATTGTAGCAATAAATGATTTAATAGATCCTGAATATATAGCATATATGTTAAAATATGACTCTACACATGGTGTATTTCAAGAAAAAATTGAAGTAAATAATCAAAATATCATTATTAACGGAAAAAAAATTAGAATTACTTCAATAAAAGACCCTAAAAAATTAATATGGGGTGATTTATCAATTGATGTTGTAATTGAATCTACTGGACTATTTTTAACTAGAGATACTGCATATCAACATATTTTATCAGGAGCAAAAAAAGTAGTTCTTACTGGTCCTTCTAAAGATAACATTCCTATGTTTGTTAAGGGAGCAAATTTTGATAAATATCAAGGTGAAAATATTGTATCTAACGCATCTTGCACTACTAATTGTTTAGCTCCTTTATCTAAAGTAATAGATGAT
The Buchnera aphidicola (Protaphis terricola) genome window above contains:
- the mfd gene encoding transcription-repair coupling factor, which translates into the protein MKIVLKNMQNKNFIKYKLINFFKDNLDKKNFNKILNFLYNFSGKTIFFITKKECLISFLKILNLKKIYPKYIKNIFEINKKYNFYYIIENLYNSFFDTKKNFLFISTKEIFSNIQIINKSELFQNKFLYQLKNNDFVIHIQHGIGKYQGLTTIKTASCESEYLVILYADGDKLYVPISYLHLVSPYDKLEKNITLNKLGNDKWDKEKNKISKNLYDYAAILLNIYANRLSKKGFSFKKYEQEYNLFCKDFPFQITIDQEKAINAVLNDMYKNTPMDRLICGDVGFGKTEIAIRAAFLCALNKKQTIFLVPTTLLAEQHFNSFLKRFKNWSIHIDILSRFKSKKEEENILKKIKIGQINILIATHKILFKNITWFNLGLLIIDEEHRFGVLQKEIIKKTYGHIDILTLTATPIPRTLNMIIHGIKDLSIISNPPNKRKKIKTFIEEYNFNLIKKAIYQELSRGGQIYYIYNKIKGINDIAIKLSKLIPTAKIKVAHGKMNSIELKEIMNEFYQNHFNILVCTTIIESGIDIPKANTMIIENADHFGLSQLHQLRGRIGRSNDQGYAFLLINNFKTITLNAKQRLEAISLTNNFGGGFNLSNRDLEIRGIGELIGKEQSGNFNSIGINLYIKLLNKAIKFLKQGKKKIPLDDFIKKSEIQLNVPALFPDNYISDINQRLFFYEKIENAKNNNEIKEIYLELLNQFGKLPTISENLILIAKIKLLAKKIGIIYIKSNQSNGVIKFNKNNLIDMQYLISIFKEEPTLWKMINDKKLQFFHNFQNNSLRLKWILDFLKKLNITS
- a CDS encoding ABC transporter permease; the protein is MYKPIYIFIGLRYLWNDKLTNFKKILTILSILGISIGISSIIITTSLFNGFQDEFKKRFLSFIPHLIITNKNYYINKLEFPKEILKFNNIEKISSFISSKVFIKNKNNISIAELLAFKKNITDHFKFYNVEKFLYKLNSSKNNIIIGKQLSKKLNLNINDLIKLIIFPNNKKLLIENNEEKIFKIVGIFETKNEIDNYQILINNTDALNLLKYHKDYITGWRVWFKNPFYYDINIIKKIRNNLLFLDWKSQQGEFFKIVQIEKYIMLLFFILILIIVSFNIFINLTISMIEKKNIIAILQTCGLCYRKIILIFITLGSSVIIIGSMLGTLISFLLIFQKKFLNFIINIFFSNISISLKIYPMQIILINTIFILISILSILYPIWNIVKSTPARILSHE
- the lolD gene encoding lipoprotein-releasing ABC transporter ATP-binding protein LolD — translated: MNNIILKCINLTKFYQDDIKKTHILKNISFHLYQGEIAVIIGKSGSGKSTLLHLVSGLEQPTSGTIYFNGILLNSMSSNQISKLRNLNLGFIYQFHHLLLDFNVLENVSIPLLISNKTIREAKEKSYEILKKIRLEKKINKYPYELSGGERQRVAIARAFVNQPNLIIADEPTGNLDLHNSKIIFDLIFKFNKDFNTSFIIATHDLNLANQASTLFEMKDKTLNIIKKY
- a CDS encoding FtsX-like permease family protein; its protein translation is MNFLPFFIANRLYFKNNKDYIFFLISILSKVGIALSIFTLIISISAINGFKILLNKNVLSSLPHGIIKSIYKPFVSWDKMIKNINCLDNINYSEPYILMNSILLKDTKIKFFNIKSFKNIKYIKKYFSFQKIDNQFKKLNNIKNNQIIISSNISEYLSLKKGDWVDLIILDNNFSFKNKRVKIFSFQIKSIFNSNSIINSNIGLVPFSFFQNNFNIKNNINAIELYMSNPLEAKKTILNIAQKINVPIFLYTWINSYKYIYDDINKTKIIIYITLFLLIIISCFSIISISLLSISKKTKDIAILRSIGANNFLIQLIFLYYGMRFIFVSSFIGIITGTLTVLNYKKITFFLEKFFHHSLLLNNIYYQNFLLLKINISDLINIFIITIIIAILTNWYPAYYASKIDPNKILKKF